One segment of Clostridium ljungdahlii DSM 13528 DNA contains the following:
- the tnpA gene encoding IS66 family insertion sequence element accessory protein TnpA, which translates to MDVQKTTQDYRMNKWIKTIRECMDSGENVSSWCRNNGIKTNSYYYWLRKIRAAACKALPSINNQEQIVPMDMSKISNVISTDTAYVSSETSQADVIVHLGSAVLEFHNSASESLIQNIIKVLKNVG; encoded by the coding sequence ATGGATGTACAAAAAACAACACAGGATTATAGAATGAATAAATGGATTAAGACTATACGTGAATGCATGGACAGTGGAGAAAATGTATCTTCTTGGTGCAGGAATAATGGAATTAAGACAAACAGTTATTACTACTGGCTAAGGAAAATACGTGCGGCTGCCTGTAAAGCACTGCCTTCAATAAACAATCAGGAACAAATAGTTCCAATGGATATGTCCAAAATATCTAATGTCATCTCTACAGATACAGCTTATGTTTCTTCAGAAACATCTCAAGCTGATGTTATTGTCCATTTAGGCTCTGCAGTACTTGAATTTCACAACAGTGCTTCAGAAAGTTTAATTCAAAATATTATAAAGGTGCTCAAAAATGTTGGGTGA
- a CDS encoding Mu transposase domain-containing protein, with amino-acid sequence MELSIYYGFNFRFCNIATGNEKGHVERSVEFVRRKAFKIKECFDSISDANNHLLECCMQINSKPISNDTVPLEVFHQGKMYLNPRLPIFESCIALEYRVDKYSTIIISQNHYSVPDFLVGKMLLVKVYTDKIVIYHKNIIVAVHKRNYLNHSWNIQLKHYLKTLYKKPGDLHKSTALLQENTKIQNIFNKYYSKDAKTFLEVLEIIYERGVDDVADALIKLEKISPLDMSRDKVMAICDYASQTKCSTKKDYTDVLSKKSRASLSLYNNLANLQLERTV; translated from the coding sequence ATGGAACTCTCTATATATTACGGATTCAATTTTCGATTTTGCAACATTGCTACTGGCAATGAGAAAGGACATGTAGAGAGAAGCGTTGAATTTGTAAGAAGAAAGGCATTTAAAATTAAGGAATGTTTTGATTCTATTTCAGATGCTAACAATCATCTATTAGAATGCTGTATGCAGATAAATAGTAAACCTATTTCTAATGATACAGTTCCATTAGAGGTATTTCATCAGGGAAAAATGTATTTAAACCCACGCTTGCCTATATTTGAAAGTTGTATTGCCTTAGAATATAGAGTAGACAAATATTCAACTATTATAATAAGTCAAAATCATTATTCAGTACCTGATTTCCTGGTTGGAAAAATGCTGCTAGTTAAAGTATATACAGATAAAATTGTTATTTATCATAAAAATATCATTGTTGCAGTTCATAAAAGAAATTATCTTAATCACAGCTGGAATATTCAGCTTAAACATTATCTTAAAACTCTATATAAAAAACCAGGTGACCTACATAAAAGCACAGCACTGCTTCAAGAGAACACCAAAATACAAAACATATTCAACAAATATTATAGCAAAGATGCAAAAACATTTCTAGAAGTTTTAGAGATTATCTATGAAAGAGGCGTTGATGATGTTGCCGATGCCTTAATAAAATTAGAAAAAATATCACCACTGGATATGAGTAGAGATAAAGTAATGGCTATTTGCGATTATGCTTCACAAACTAAATGTAGTACTAAGAAAGACTATACAGATGTCCTGTCGAAAAAGTCAAGGGCAAGCCTTTCTTTGTACAATAACCTTGCTAATCTACAACTTGAAAGGACGGTGTAG
- the tnpB gene encoding IS66 family insertion sequence element accessory protein TnpB (TnpB, as the term is used for proteins encoded by IS66 family insertion elements, is considered an accessory protein, since TnpC, encoded by a neighboring gene, is a DDE family transposase.) encodes MLGDISKAAKIYIATGYTDMRKSIDGLAAIVQQNFELNPFQNSLFLFCGRKRDRMKALYWEGDGFVLLYKRLENGCFQWPRMHRQ; translated from the coding sequence ATGTTGGGTGATATCTCAAAAGCAGCGAAGATATATATTGCAACTGGATATACAGATATGAGAAAATCCATTGATGGACTTGCCGCAATTGTACAGCAGAATTTTGAGTTGAATCCATTCCAAAATAGTTTATTTTTATTCTGTGGTCGGAAAAGAGACAGAATGAAGGCATTATATTGGGAGGGTGATGGCTTTGTACTTCTTTATAAAAGATTAGAAAATGGATGTTTTCAGTGGCCCAGGATGCACAGGCAGTAA
- a CDS encoding site-specific integrase: protein MQIKNSTKLLLKYDVYARLLKDYLSLDEFNNLSPLTISSRRLTIVSFMNYLGDNGVASIYNCNQKNVTNYLISICNLASSTISGRTFILRHFFNYLYNASYIMYSGNEFYHFIHLMKLDG, encoded by the coding sequence ATGCAAATTAAAAATTCCACTAAACTACTTCTAAAATATGATGTATATGCAAGACTTTTAAAAGATTATCTTTCTTTGGATGAGTTTAATAATTTATCGCCATTAACAATTTCATCCAGAAGGCTAACCATAGTATCATTTATGAATTATTTAGGTGATAATGGCGTAGCCAGTATATACAATTGTAATCAAAAAAATGTAACCAACTATCTTATCTCTATATGTAATTTAGCTTCTTCTACTATAAGCGGAAGAACATTTATTCTTAGGCATTTCTTCAATTACCTATATAATGCTAGTTATATTATGTATTCAGGCAACGAATTTTATCATTTTATTCACCTAATGAAATTAGACGGTTAA
- a CDS encoding ATP-binding protein gives MLVGNPGTGKTHVSIGLGIKACMEGYKVLFTTIPLLITKLKECNSQKTLTYFERRFEKYDLVIADELGYISFDKEGAEPLFTNLSLRASRKSIIITTNLFFDRWEEIFGDPVITSAMVDRLTNKAHIIDMTGDSYRLRESLSQC, from the coding sequence ATTTTAGTAGGTAATCCAGGTACAGGTAAAACACATGTAAGTATAGGACTAGGTATAAAAGCTTGTATGGAAGGATACAAAGTGTTGTTTACCACTATTCCATTACTAATAACTAAACTTAAGGAATGTAACAGCCAGAAAACATTAACTTATTTTGAACGTAGATTTGAAAAGTATGACTTAGTAATAGCAGATGAACTTGGATATATTTCTTTTGATAAAGAAGGTGCTGAGCCGCTTTTTACAAATCTTTCTTTAAGGGCATCAAGAAAATCAATAATAATAACCACCAATTTATTCTTTGATCGATGGGAAGAAATATTTGGTGATCCAGTTATAACAAGTGCTATGGTAGACAGACTTACAAACAAAGCACATATCATAGACATGACAGGTGACTCCTATAGACTTCGTGAGTCTCTTAGTCAATGCTAA
- a CDS encoding ATP-binding protein, translating into MEESRDYEEFLHKLLLLEIDEKDKRGVECRISNAKFPYRKYLDDIDVRYLPEGMQKKLPEPSTLHL; encoded by the coding sequence ATTGAGGAATCCAGAGATTATGAAGAATTTTTGCACAAACTACTGCTGCTTGAGATTGATGAAAAAGATAAACGTGGAGTTGAGTGCCGGATAAGTAATGCAAAGTTTCCATATAGAAAATACCTTGATGATATTGACGTAAGATATTTGCCTGAAGGTATGCAGAAAAAGCTTCCTGAACCCAGTACTCTACATTTATAG